One window of the Bacteroidales bacterium genome contains the following:
- a CDS encoding type II toxin-antitoxin system VapC family toxin — protein sequence MKNRALIDTDILSYYFKGERNVLRNFEKYLETFEIIELSIITYYEILSGLQAKNAFRQLEIFEEFAKDNIVIPLTENSCKISAELYSNLKQKGELIDDIDLLIAGIAIENEMTIVTNNEKHFQRIPGLKIENWAHGL from the coding sequence TTGAAGAATAGAGCACTTATTGATACAGATATACTCTCTTATTATTTTAAAGGAGAACGCAATGTTCTCAGGAATTTTGAAAAATATCTTGAGACTTTCGAAATAATAGAATTAAGCATTATCACCTATTATGAAATCTTAAGTGGTTTACAAGCTAAAAATGCTTTCAGACAATTAGAAATATTTGAAGAATTTGCCAAAGACAACATTGTAATCCCTTTAACTGAAAATTCCTGTAAAATATCCGCCGAATTATATTCCAACTTAAAACAAAAAGGTGAACTTATCGATGATATTGATTTATTAATAGCTGGAATAGCTATCGAGAATGAAATGACGATAGTGACTAATAATGAGAAGCATTTCCAGAGAATCCCGGGATTAAAAATTGAAAATTGGGCGCACGGCCTATAA
- a CDS encoding sulfatase, whose protein sequence is MKKIPKINSWEQLIDCCLHKQNPFFKHFHELILVFLIALGISSCKQEKQKKKKTSEKRPNIVILFADDMGYGDPSCYGNATIRTPNIDSLASDGIRFTSFVTGVVSVPSRCQLMTGRYRQRVNFGGGTGSGGQGGLPESELTLAEGLKEAGYATGMLGKWHLGYAQKKYLPVNQGFDSWFGLPYSNDMRKPWVQTDVPLGIYEDTTMVEHPVNQNTLTTRYTKRARQFISSHAGKKKPFFLYLAYNMPHLPIHTTEKFRGKSNAGLYGDVIQTIDWSVGQVIQSLEEEGITGNTVVFFASDNGPWLDLPDRMLQEGNKPWHAGSPGPLRGHKATTYEGGARVPAMMKWPGMIREGRVTDELAATQDIYQTMLKIGGAELPDHPLDGYNLLPFLKGETDESPRNEYYYFRGNELQAMRKGEWKLREVNGKTQLFNLQEDPGERFNRAPEKPEIVEEIRKEMKEFAEEVNAEVAENK, encoded by the coding sequence ATGAAAAAGATCCCAAAAATAAACAGTTGGGAACAACTTATTGATTGTTGCCTCCATAAGCAAAACCCATTTTTCAAGCATTTCCATGAACTCATCCTGGTATTTCTGATCGCCCTTGGTATTAGCAGTTGTAAGCAGGAAAAGCAAAAGAAGAAAAAAACCAGTGAAAAGCGCCCCAATATTGTCATCCTGTTTGCCGATGACATGGGCTACGGCGATCCTTCCTGCTATGGCAATGCCACCATTCGCACCCCCAACATCGATTCGCTGGCCAGTGACGGCATCCGTTTCACCTCCTTTGTAACAGGAGTGGTGAGTGTTCCTTCCCGCTGCCAGCTGATGACCGGTCGCTACAGGCAGCGGGTGAACTTCGGCGGTGGAACCGGTTCAGGTGGTCAGGGCGGTCTGCCTGAAAGCGAGCTTACCCTGGCGGAAGGACTTAAGGAAGCAGGATATGCAACAGGCATGCTGGGTAAATGGCATCTGGGCTATGCCCAAAAGAAGTATCTTCCGGTCAATCAGGGCTTCGATTCGTGGTTCGGACTCCCCTACTCCAACGACATGCGCAAGCCGTGGGTACAAACCGATGTACCGCTGGGCATTTATGAGGATACCACCATGGTGGAACATCCGGTTAACCAGAACACCCTTACCACAAGGTATACGAAAAGAGCACGTCAGTTCATCAGCTCACATGCCGGAAAGAAAAAGCCTTTCTTCCTCTACCTGGCCTATAACATGCCCCACCTCCCCATTCATACTACAGAAAAATTCAGGGGAAAGTCCAATGCAGGCCTTTACGGGGATGTAATCCAAACCATCGACTGGAGTGTTGGGCAGGTGATCCAATCCCTGGAAGAAGAAGGCATCACAGGAAACACCGTTGTTTTCTTCGCATCCGACAACGGCCCCTGGCTCGATCTGCCCGACCGGATGCTGCAGGAAGGAAACAAACCCTGGCACGCAGGATCACCCGGTCCGCTGCGGGGCCATAAAGCAACAACCTATGAAGGCGGTGCCCGTGTACCTGCCATGATGAAATGGCCTGGAATGATCCGGGAAGGCAGGGTTACCGATGAGCTGGCAGCAACCCAGGATATATACCAAACAATGCTGAAAATAGGAGGTGCTGAACTGCCGGACCATCCCCTCGACGGATACAACCTGCTGCCTTTCCTGAAAGGGGAAACCGATGAGTCTCCCCGGAATGAATATTACTATTTCAGGGGCAATGAACTGCAGGCCATGCGTAAGGGCGAATGGAAACTCAGGGAAGTGAATGGGAAAACCCAGCTTTTCAACCTGCAGGAGGACCCCGGTGAACGCTTCAACCGCGCACCGGAAAAGCCGGAAATTGTTGAGGAAATAAGAAAGGAAATGAAGGAGTTTGCTGAAGAAGTGAATGCAGAGGTTGCAGAGAATAAATGA
- a CDS encoding glycoside hydrolase family 5 protein, with translation MNYFKSFQHLFFIMFFTGFVALNVQCSNYQSPEPDKAEKQNQRLGRGINLGNALEAPSLGEWGVELKEEYFEMISEKGFNSVRIPIRWNAHTKKEEPHQIKESFFETVDWAIENSLENGLYVVINFHHYEPLYEAPEEEKERFLALWEQVSERYRGYPDSLFFEILNEPHGNLTAEKWNSLLKEAHQVIRDRHPERTLIVGTAEYGGVGGLNKLELPPDDNNIILTVHYYNPFHFTHQGAGWVDGSDEWLDTPWNNTPEEREKVKEDLEAVISYSEKHNVPVYMGEFGAYSKAPMDSRVRWTNYCARLFEEKGFSWAYWEFCSGFGIYNPNDKSWNQGLVDALLQMRMPEPSDQ, from the coding sequence ATGAATTATTTTAAATCTTTTCAGCATCTGTTCTTTATCATGTTTTTTACCGGTTTTGTTGCACTAAACGTTCAATGTTCCAATTACCAATCTCCGGAACCGGATAAAGCCGAAAAACAAAACCAGCGGCTGGGCCGGGGCATCAACCTGGGAAACGCCCTTGAGGCACCATCATTAGGTGAATGGGGCGTAGAGCTTAAAGAGGAGTATTTCGAGATGATATCGGAAAAAGGATTTAATTCCGTCCGCATTCCCATACGCTGGAATGCCCACACAAAAAAAGAAGAGCCTCATCAGATCAAGGAATCTTTCTTTGAAACCGTTGACTGGGCTATCGAAAACAGCCTGGAGAACGGACTGTATGTGGTGATCAATTTCCATCACTATGAACCGCTTTATGAAGCTCCGGAAGAGGAAAAAGAGCGGTTTCTGGCCTTGTGGGAGCAGGTGAGTGAACGTTACAGGGGCTACCCGGACAGTCTCTTCTTCGAGATACTTAACGAACCCCATGGCAACCTGACAGCCGAAAAGTGGAATTCGCTTTTAAAAGAAGCGCATCAGGTAATCCGTGATCGGCATCCGGAACGGACGCTTATTGTGGGTACTGCAGAATATGGTGGGGTAGGAGGCCTGAACAAGCTTGAGCTACCTCCTGATGACAACAATATCATTCTGACGGTGCATTATTACAATCCTTTCCACTTTACCCACCAGGGAGCAGGATGGGTTGACGGTTCCGATGAGTGGCTGGACACACCGTGGAATAATACCCCGGAAGAAAGGGAAAAAGTAAAAGAAGACCTGGAAGCTGTTATCAGCTATTCTGAAAAGCACAATGTTCCTGTTTATATGGGAGAATTTGGTGCTTACAGCAAAGCGCCCATGGATTCGCGGGTGCGCTGGACCAATTATTGTGCCCGGTTATTTGAAGAAAAAGGCTTTAGCTGGGCTTACTGGGAGTTTTGTTCAGGTTTTGGAATCTACAATCCCAACGACAAATCCTGGAACCAAGGGCTGGTTGATGCTTTGCTGCAAATGCGCATGCCTGAACCCTCGGATCAGTAA
- a CDS encoding ketoacyl-ACP synthase III, with product MQKNYYSVIKGTGSFIPNKVVKNEDFLDATFYDESGVKMDKENEEIIQKFMEITGIHERRYLEDHQVNSDLGFLAAKAALEDAQTDREELDYIIVAHNFGDVKKSTGSVDMLPSLASRIKQKMGIENPFTVAYDIIFGCPGWIQGLIQANYYIQAGDAKKVMVIGSEALSRVSDPHDRDSMIFADGAGATILEAKESDKPVGILTHLTRSDALNEAYLMWMEQSNNPNYPGDEIFLKMNGRKQFEYALNTVPPLVKQTVEKAGVDVHDLKKVLIHQANEKMDQAMLKRFFKLYGIKDIPIDIMPMTISKLGNNSVGTIPIMLDLILKGEMENQTLNPGDPIVLVSVGAGMNINSIIYQFPKS from the coding sequence ATGCAAAAAAATTATTATTCTGTCATAAAAGGTACGGGAAGTTTCATTCCCAACAAAGTTGTAAAAAACGAAGATTTTTTAGATGCTACGTTTTATGATGAATCGGGAGTGAAAATGGACAAAGAGAATGAGGAGATCATTCAAAAGTTCATGGAAATTACCGGCATTCATGAGAGAAGATATCTCGAAGACCACCAGGTAAATTCAGACCTTGGCTTTTTGGCTGCCAAAGCGGCTTTGGAAGATGCACAAACAGACCGGGAAGAACTGGATTACATTATTGTGGCCCATAATTTCGGGGATGTCAAAAAATCGACGGGAAGTGTAGATATGTTACCCAGTCTGGCTTCCAGGATCAAACAAAAGATGGGTATTGAAAATCCTTTTACTGTAGCCTATGATATCATTTTCGGATGTCCCGGCTGGATACAGGGGCTAATACAGGCCAATTATTACATCCAGGCCGGAGATGCAAAAAAGGTTATGGTAATTGGGTCTGAGGCTCTTTCCAGAGTTTCAGACCCCCACGATCGCGACAGTATGATATTTGCCGACGGTGCCGGAGCTACAATACTGGAAGCCAAAGAAAGTGATAAACCTGTTGGTATCCTCACCCACCTGACCCGTTCCGATGCTCTGAATGAAGCTTACCTGATGTGGATGGAACAGTCAAACAATCCCAATTATCCGGGCGACGAAATTTTTCTCAAAATGAATGGCAGAAAACAATTTGAATATGCGCTCAATACCGTGCCCCCACTAGTTAAGCAGACTGTTGAAAAAGCGGGGGTAGATGTACATGATTTAAAAAAGGTATTGATCCACCAGGCCAATGAAAAAATGGACCAGGCCATGCTGAAACGGTTTTTCAAGTTGTATGGCATCAAAGACATACCCATAGACATTATGCCCATGACCATTTCCAAACTTGGTAACAATTCAGTGGGCACCATACCCATTATGCTGGATCTCATCCTCAAGGGAGAAATGGAAAACCAGACACTGAATCCTGGCGATCCCATTGTCTTGGTTTCGGTAGGTGCAGGCATGAACATCAATTCGATCATTTATCAGTTCCCGAAAAGCTGA
- a CDS encoding TlpA family protein disulfide reductase: protein MRKFFKKEYHKFKRKSWFGKITDLLFILILILLLIPASRKELMTYGSKIRMYLTSVETKEETSSLNGQNSVVLQDDAGNRYELTDFLDKPVFINYWATWCPPCRAEMPTIEKLYKQYGEDVHFLILSNQPFSEQHKYLEEKDYDFPSYRLVSKPEGSFSYSVLPTSMIIGRNNRIILRKEGAVNWQSKKVINIFNDLQKQ, encoded by the coding sequence ATGAGGAAATTTTTTAAAAAAGAATATCATAAATTCAAAAGAAAATCCTGGTTTGGAAAAATAACGGATTTGCTTTTTATACTGATTCTTATTCTGCTGCTAATACCGGCCAGCAGAAAGGAACTGATGACTTACGGCTCGAAAATCAGGATGTACTTAACTTCTGTTGAAACAAAAGAAGAGACATCCAGTTTGAACGGCCAAAACAGTGTGGTACTTCAGGACGATGCAGGTAATCGCTATGAACTTACTGACTTCCTGGATAAACCTGTATTCATTAATTACTGGGCAACCTGGTGTCCACCTTGCCGCGCGGAAATGCCTACAATAGAAAAACTATATAAACAATATGGTGAGGATGTTCACTTTTTAATCCTTTCCAACCAGCCTTTTTCCGAACAACATAAGTATCTGGAAGAAAAAGATTATGATTTCCCTTCTTACAGATTGGTATCAAAACCTGAAGGATCATTTTCCTATTCCGTTTTACCCACCTCCATGATAATTGGCCGCAATAACAGGATCATTCTCAGAAAAGAAGGTGCCGTTAACTGGCAATCCAAAAAGGTGATCAATATATTTAATGACCTGCAAAAACAATAA